The Rhodopirellula islandica genome segment AATCGGTGCCCGGCACAAAATGTGAAGCGGCGCATGATTCGAATGGACACAGGCAGGGTTCCTAACGAGAAATCGGGACAGAGGGGGAAACGAGAAACGCAGAGCGGACGAGCAACCCGTACGAAAAGTGAGCAGTGGGCAGGGAAACGTAGGCAGGCAGCAACCCATTGGCGGCGGTTCAACGAACAAGACAGCCAAAAGTCTTCTGATCCAAAGGACTTTGTCGACCCCCACAATCCGGTGCAACCGAGAAAACGGCTTCGTTGAACCGCAGGATTCAGTTGAATCTGTATACACATCGGTTGGCGAATGGTCACCCGGCTGCCATAATGGGCGTTCCCCCTTCACTGGAGGTGCCTTGGTGTGAATTGAACGTGCCTTGAATGTGCCGAATTTGGCATGCGTTTGGTGGCGGCGTTGTCGACCCGGTGCCTTTATTCTCCCTGCCTTTGACGGAGCCCATTCTCGGTGGCCAAGTATTTGCTTTCCCCTTTGCGTTTGGCTGTCGGATGGGGAATCTCACCCCGGCTGCTCGGAACGATCGCAGTGGTCATGCTGACCCTCCTTCGTCTCACCATCGGCTGGCACTTCATCACAGAAGGTGTCGACAAGTATCAAGCTGGAAACTGGTCTGCGAAACCATTTTTTGCCAACGCCCGAGGCCCATTCGCCGGTCATTTCCGCCAAATGGTGTGGGATTACGACGGCACCATGCGATTGGACGTTGACCAAACCAAAGTCAACTGGGCTTACTACCGCGACCAAATCTCGGGCCACTACGGGTTCGATGAAAAACAGTCCGCTGAGGCTCAGAACAACTACAGAAAAGCGGTTGATCAGTACGAAATCGTGCTGCAACTCAACGCCAATGAAGTTCAGGAGTTTCAATTGGGGCTGGATCGAGTCGCAGAACTCGATGGGAATTCGGTCGCATCGGGGGTCAGCTCCCTGAGTGGTCAACGCGAGAGCGTTCGAAAAGAGTTGTCCCAAAAGATCGCCCCGGTCTTCGATCAGATCGATGCAATTTGGGAAAACTACGAAACTGCACAAAACAAGGTCGCATCGCCGGAACAACTGCTCACCCATAGTGCGTACAAACTGACGCGTCCGCGTTTGCAAATGATGGACACCAGTGTGATCGATACGATGGTGCCGTACTTCGACATGATCGTTGGTTGGTGTCTGTTGCTCGGGTTGTTCACCCCCGTGGCCGCGTTAGCCGCCGCGTGTTTTCTCGGTTCAGTCTTTCTAAGCCAGTATCCACCCGTGACCGGGCCAGGGTCGAGCAATTATCAGCTGATTGAAGGTCTGGCCTGTTTGGTGCTTGCCGCCACCGGCGCTGGCCGTTTCGCCGGCCTCGATTTCTTTCTGCATCTCATTATTCGAAAATTCAACGGCGATGACGCCGCAACTGCGTGACCGGGAGTCTTAGCAAATGGTAGACAAGCTCAACGCCGATCAAAAAGAAGTCGGCTCACACAATTACTATTCCGCCGTCGGCAGTTACTACGATGTCAATCGTCGTGACTTCCTGCGTGGCATCGTCGCCGCCGGTGCCGTCAGTGGTGCTGGCCTGGGTGCCGCTTACTTCGGCTATGGCAAAGTCACCGACCCGGTCCGCGTCGCGGTCATCGGAACCGGTGACGAAGGCAACGTCCTGATTGGAGGTTGCAACCCCGAGTACGTGGACGTCAAAGCGATCTGCGACATTCGTCCATTCAGCCAGTTTCGTGCGTTCCACGGTGACTGGTCTTCTTCATCGGCTTTGAAACGTCGTCCAGGCTTGATCAGCGTCGCTGGCTACAAAGACGAAGCGGAAGCTCGCAAGAACGTCAAGGTTTACGACGGATCCAACGGCGGCATCATGGCCTGCCTCGATGACCCCGATATCGAAGCGGTGATCATTGCCTTGCCACTTTGGCTGCACGCTCCCGTTGCCGCTCAAGCCATGGAACGTGGCCTGCACGTGCTGACCGAAAAACTGATGGCCCACAATGTGGCTCAGTGCAAGGTCATGTCGCGAATGGCTGGCAGCATGGAAGACAAGAACGGCAACCCGCTGCACTTGGCGACCGGTCACCAACGTCACTACAACGTGAAGTACCAAGACGCGATCAACCTGATCCGCTGGGGCTTGCTCGGACAACTGCACCACATTCGTGCTCAGTGGCACCGTAGCAACGTCCCCGGTGCCGACAGCTGGTCGATGCCAATCCCTGGCGGCGAGATGGTCAACGGCAAAAACTTTGACAAGATCGCGAAGGACATCGAGTACCGCAAGAAGAAGCTGGCGGAAACGACAGACCCTGACGAAATGATTCGTCTGCAGATGGAAATTGATCAGTGGACGGCTTGGGACGCTGACAAGAACGTTGACCCCAAGGAATTCGGCTACGAAGGCTTCTCGGTCGGCGATCAAACCTTCAGTGCGATGGAAGAACTTCACCGCTGGCGGTTGTTCAATCGCACCGGGGCTGGCCTGATGGCCGAACTGGGAAGTCACCAGCTCGACGCCGTCAGCATCTTCCTCAGCTCGTTGCGTGATGACAAGAAGAAGGTCCACCCACTGAGCGTCCACGCAGTTGGCGGACGCCACATCATGCCGGTGGATCGGGAAGTCGGCGACCACGTCTACTGCATGTTCGAGTTCCCTGGACCAGAATACAGCAGCACCTTCGACGTCGGTTACTACGACCGTGTCGAGCGTTACCCCAACCCCGACAGCCCCGGAAACGGACCGGTCGCCGGATACGATACCGATCCAAACAAGAAGGTCGTCGTGACCTACTCGTCGATCAACGGCAACGGCTTCGGTGGCTGGGGCGAAGTCGTCATGGGCACCAAGGGAACGTTGATCCTGGACAAGGAAACCGACGTTTACTTGTACCGCAACAGCGACACCAGCAGCAAAGCCGGCGTCGTGAAGAAGGACGCCGGATTCGCCTTGGACACCTCGGCCAGCGGCGACTTTGCTGCACCGGTTGCCCAAGCCGCTTCGTCCGGCCCAGTCAGCCGTGGCTACCGCGAAGAGATTGAGCACTGGGCCTACTGCATCCGCAACCCAGACGGCGAAAACAAACCTCGCTGCTACCCCGAAGTCGCGATGGGCGACGCGGTCATCGCTCTGGGAACCAATGTCGCTCTGAAACGTTCAGCCAAGGGCGAAAGCGGTTACCTGCAGTTCAAGGAAGAGTGGTTCGACATCGACAACGATGCGACCCCGGACGACAGCGACATCGCGACGGAAACCGAATTCATGAAGAAACCTGTGGCATAGCTCCCAGCAAATTCCCAATGACGAACAACACGGCGGCCATTCGGTCGCCGTGTTTTTTCATGGAATCCCGACACACAAAGCCCCCGTACGATGGCCTTCCAAGGCCGTCGACATGGAAACCCGACGCGTCAGCGAGGCCCACGCGGCATGCCCTACGCCGGCCCCGTCCGGGGCGGTCTTTTGCTTTTCGTGATCGGTCTCGGGGCTTCCGCCCCGAGCTAAGCAAGCCGGCCCCGTCCGGGGCGAAAATTGCGGCCGAAAACCAAACCTCGGGTTGAAAACCCGAGGCTGACAACTGCCACCGCTCCGCGGTTATTGGATCCCCCGAACACACCCAGTCGCGGAGCGACGGAAGCCGGAAGCCTTGGGTTTTCAACCCAAGGTCATACGCCAACGACACAAGCCCCCAAGTCGCGGAGCGACGACAGTTGTCTGCCGCCCCCTCGCCGCGCGATCCCCCGGCTCGCATTCCCGTGCAATGACCTTCCAAGGCCGCCGAAATAGAAACCCGACGCGCCAGCGAGGCCCACGCGGCATGCCCTACGCCGGCCCCATCCGGGGCGGTCTTTTGTTTTTCGTGATCGGTCTCGGGGCTTCCACCCCGAGCTAAGCAAGCCGGCCCCATCCGGGGCGAAAATTGCGGCCGAAAACCAAACCTCGGGTTGAAAACCCGAGGCTGACAACTGCCACCGCTCCGCGGTTATTCGATCCCCCGAACACACCCAGTCGCGGAGCGACGGAAGCCGGAAGCCTTGGGTTTTCAACCCAAGGTCATACGCCAACGACACAAGCCCCCAAGTCGCGGAGCGAAGACAGTTGTTTGCCGCCCCCTCGCCGCGCGATCCCCTGGCTCGCATTCCCGTTCAATGACCGTCCAAGGCCGTTCACTCAGCTCGCCAAAACTCCTCGTCAAATACAGCAAACCGAAAGCCGAGAAGATAAACTTGGACGCGAAGTCCCTCCCCATCCCCTCACCCGATGCCCCACCTCATGAACCGAATCATCCCCCTGACGGTTTTCTTCGCTCTCTCAACGCTTGGCTTTCTCAGAGCAGAAGCCCCCGCGTTCTTGGATCCGCCGCAATACATCGGTCCCCCTCAAGCAGTCCAGGAGGTGACCAACCGGGCCTTCGCTGGAATCTCCAGTCTCGCCGTTTCCAACGAAGGCAGACTTTGGGCGACTTGGTATGCCGGCAAAACACCAAGCGAGGACGCAAACAATTACGTCGTCCTCAGCACCAGCGGCGATGGCGGGGAGACTTGGAAGGAAGTGCTCGTCGTCGATCCAGACGAAGACGGTCCGGTTCGCGCCTACGATCCCGAACTCTGGATCGCTCCGGACGGAAAACTGAGGCTCGTCTGGGCACAGGCGGTGGGACACTTGGGGACCGTCGCAGGAGTTTGGTTCTTGAAAATCGAAGATCCGAATGTGGAGCAACCGATCCACGGAAAAGCCAAGCGAGTCACCGATGGGATCATGATGTGCAAACCGCTGGTTCTCTCAACCGGCGAATGGGCGCTGCCCGCGTCGACGTGGCGTGAGACCGACGAAAGCGCACGCATGATCGTTTCGGATGACCAGGGGAAAACGTGGTCGCGACGCGGCGGTTGCAATGTCCCCCAGGACGCTCGTGCCTTCGATGAACACATGTTGGTGGAACGAAATGACGGATCAATTTGGTTGCTTGCCCGCACAAAGTATGGGATCGGCGAAAGCGTCTCCACCGACCGAGGAAAGACCTGGCCTGAACTGACCCCATCGAAGATCTCGCACCCCAGCGCACGCTTTTTCATCCGAAGACTCGCTTCAGGAAACCTCCTGCTGGTCAAACACGGCCCCATCGAAAGAAGAACCGGTCGCTCGCACCTGATGGCCTTCGTGTCCACCGATGACGGCAAAACCTGGGGGGGTGGACTGATGCTCGATGAGCGAGCGGGGGTCTCTTACCCCGACGGGCAACAAGGTCCGGACGGTGTGATCCACATCACCTACGACTACAACCGCACCAAAGACCGGCACATTCTCCTGGCCAGTTTTCGAGAGGAAGATGTCGCGGCGGGAAAAGCCGTCACGGACTCTGTGAAATTGCGTCAACTGATCAGCAACGCGTCTGGCAAGTAGTTCAGCGGGCCTGTCACAGCGAGCCCACGAAGCCAGGTGTGGCGTAACCCACTGGATTTCAAAAACGATTTGCGACATGGCGGCCTCAGGCCGCCGTTTTTTTGGACACTCCGACAACGGGCTGCTTCGGGGTTCCATCGGTGGTCGCTAGGATTGAGCAAGGAACGACGCTGTCCGACCGGCGTTCGCTCTGCTGATCAATCCAGCCTCACGACAAGCTACTCGAGAATTTGAAACATGCCTTCAACACGTCGCCTGTGCGTCCTCGCCGTCGCGCGAACCCGCATCACAATTCTCTCAGCGGTGTTGGTCTGCCTGAGCTCCGTGCTGACCAGCCCAACCGGCACAGCGGACCAGCCACCCAATGTCTTGATCATCTATGCCGATGACCTCGGCTACGGGGACCTGTCCTCCTACAACGAAAACTGCGCCTACGAAACGCCCCACTTGGATCAACTGGCTTCTCAGGGCGTTCGCTTCACAGACGCGCACAGCCCTTCGACCATCTGCTCACCGTCTCGCTATGGGTTGATGAGCGGTCAATGCGTCTTCCGGACGGGACGCCGAACGACTGCGTTCGAAGGAGCCAGCGGGCCGAGCTACTTGCGGCCCGATGATTTGACGATCGCAGAGATGCTCCAGCAGGCCGGCTACAAAACCGCCATCTTTGGCAAGTGGCACCTCGGGCTGACTTGGTACGGCAGCGACGGCAAACAACTGCGAGGTGGTTTCAAAGATGTCACGAAAATTGACTACGAGCGAAGCACGCCGCTGATCGACGGCCCCAACAACCAAGGCTTCGATGAGTCATTCGTGACCCCCAATTGCCCCACCACCGACCCGCTGTACCTGTACATCGAAAATGGCATGGTCCCCGTGCCAGCCAACCAACGTCACAAGAGCGATACGCTTCCTAACCCTGGCGGCAAGTGGCGATGGGACAACGACGAAGGCTGGAAAGCCCCCGGCTACAAATTTGTCGACGCCGACATTCTGTTTTTCGACAAGACACGAGAGTTTCTCGACCGCCACGTTCAAGAGTCACCTGACCAACCGTTCTTCGCAGTGGTCTCCACCCAAATTGCTCACGCCCCGGTGCTCCCTGCCAACCAACACTCGGGATCCACGCAAGCCGGCGCTCGCGGCGACTTTGTTTGCGAACTCGATTCGCTCACCGGTGATCTGCTCGATCACTTGAAGGAACTGGGAGTGGACGACAACACACTGGTGATCTTCAACTCCGACAACGGACCGGAAACGATGCACACCGTTTGGATGCGTGAGGATCACCAACATGATGCCGCCGGCGGTTGGCGCGGAATGAAACGCGACGGCTGGGAAGGCGGCCACCGCGTCCCCATGATGATGAAGTGGCCCGGACACATCGCACCCGGTCGCGTTTCGGACCAACTGATCAACACGACCGACATTTTCAAAA includes the following:
- a CDS encoding DoxX family protein — translated: MAKYLLSPLRLAVGWGISPRLLGTIAVVMLTLLRLTIGWHFITEGVDKYQAGNWSAKPFFANARGPFAGHFRQMVWDYDGTMRLDVDQTKVNWAYYRDQISGHYGFDEKQSAEAQNNYRKAVDQYEIVLQLNANEVQEFQLGLDRVAELDGNSVASGVSSLSGQRESVRKELSQKIAPVFDQIDAIWENYETAQNKVASPEQLLTHSAYKLTRPRLQMMDTSVIDTMVPYFDMIVGWCLLLGLFTPVAALAAACFLGSVFLSQYPPVTGPGSSNYQLIEGLACLVLAATGAGRFAGLDFFLHLIIRKFNGDDAATA
- a CDS encoding Gfo/Idh/MocA family protein, whose translation is MVDKLNADQKEVGSHNYYSAVGSYYDVNRRDFLRGIVAAGAVSGAGLGAAYFGYGKVTDPVRVAVIGTGDEGNVLIGGCNPEYVDVKAICDIRPFSQFRAFHGDWSSSSALKRRPGLISVAGYKDEAEARKNVKVYDGSNGGIMACLDDPDIEAVIIALPLWLHAPVAAQAMERGLHVLTEKLMAHNVAQCKVMSRMAGSMEDKNGNPLHLATGHQRHYNVKYQDAINLIRWGLLGQLHHIRAQWHRSNVPGADSWSMPIPGGEMVNGKNFDKIAKDIEYRKKKLAETTDPDEMIRLQMEIDQWTAWDADKNVDPKEFGYEGFSVGDQTFSAMEELHRWRLFNRTGAGLMAELGSHQLDAVSIFLSSLRDDKKKVHPLSVHAVGGRHIMPVDREVGDHVYCMFEFPGPEYSSTFDVGYYDRVERYPNPDSPGNGPVAGYDTDPNKKVVVTYSSINGNGFGGWGEVVMGTKGTLILDKETDVYLYRNSDTSSKAGVVKKDAGFALDTSASGDFAAPVAQAASSGPVSRGYREEIEHWAYCIRNPDGENKPRCYPEVAMGDAVIALGTNVALKRSAKGESGYLQFKEEWFDIDNDATPDDSDIATETEFMKKPVA
- a CDS encoding sialidase family protein; protein product: MNRIIPLTVFFALSTLGFLRAEAPAFLDPPQYIGPPQAVQEVTNRAFAGISSLAVSNEGRLWATWYAGKTPSEDANNYVVLSTSGDGGETWKEVLVVDPDEDGPVRAYDPELWIAPDGKLRLVWAQAVGHLGTVAGVWFLKIEDPNVEQPIHGKAKRVTDGIMMCKPLVLSTGEWALPASTWRETDESARMIVSDDQGKTWSRRGGCNVPQDARAFDEHMLVERNDGSIWLLARTKYGIGESVSTDRGKTWPELTPSKISHPSARFFIRRLASGNLLLVKHGPIERRTGRSHLMAFVSTDDGKTWGGGLMLDERAGVSYPDGQQGPDGVIHITYDYNRTKDRHILLASFREEDVAAGKAVTDSVKLRQLISNASGK
- a CDS encoding sulfatase family protein codes for the protein MPSTRRLCVLAVARTRITILSAVLVCLSSVLTSPTGTADQPPNVLIIYADDLGYGDLSSYNENCAYETPHLDQLASQGVRFTDAHSPSTICSPSRYGLMSGQCVFRTGRRTTAFEGASGPSYLRPDDLTIAEMLQQAGYKTAIFGKWHLGLTWYGSDGKQLRGGFKDVTKIDYERSTPLIDGPNNQGFDESFVTPNCPTTDPLYLYIENGMVPVPANQRHKSDTLPNPGGKWRWDNDEGWKAPGYKFVDADILFFDKTREFLDRHVQESPDQPFFAVVSTQIAHAPVLPANQHSGSTQAGARGDFVCELDSLTGDLLDHLKELGVDDNTLVIFNSDNGPETMHTVWMREDHQHDAAGGWRGMKRDGWEGGHRVPMMMKWPGHIAPGRVSDQLINTTDIFKTLAAVADVDLPENVALDSFNMLPELLGQVPEGESIRPHMITQSFRGEFQLRVGDWKYLDHAGSGGNNYNDRVLQPYAKKEAETSFPGQLYNLKQDPMETVNLYEQEAAKRKEMQALLKSIVE